The Anabaena sp. PCC 7108 region TAGTACAACCAGCTTCCTCCTTTTCTCCATCCTACCTTGTCTCCGAACTTATCCCAGATGTCTAAGTCATATTCTCTCGTTCCACCTAAACCTTGATAAATTCGTTTCTGCACAGAAAAACCAAATTTACCATCACTGTATTTTACCCACAACTGGTCAATGGTGCGAAGGTCTTCACAGGGAAAATTATCAATATGTTCCTCATATAACCAACCTTCTTTTTCTCGCTTCGCAACTGCTAACATTACCTGTTTTGTTTCCTCGTCTACTTCCTTCCATTTCCCTTGTGCGAGTAAATCACGCAGTTTCCTGTAGTCCATTCCTACGGATGATTTTAGTCCCCCCTCTTCGCTTGCGGGGAGGGGGTTAGGGGGTGGGGTTCTTCTCGGTTGAACAACCAAACCCAAATTTTCCCGAAATTTCAAAACCGTCGGAGTCCGTTTTTCCGGTTCTATTTCCATACCCTGCAAAATAGCATCATTCACCCTTTGACTAATGCGAGAATTATAATGTTTTGGTTCGGGTAAAGGTTCATCATCATATTTCCGGTTTTGCGCGGGAACTGGAGTAACTTCACCCTCTTTTTTAAGTCCATCAGCAGTGAGGAGATAATATAAAGTGGCGGCTAAAGCATAAACATCTGTATAAGAACCAAAACTACCTTTGCGTCGATATTGTTCAATAGGTGCATAACCTTCTGTAAAAGAATTTGTCATG contains the following coding sequences:
- a CDS encoding serine/threonine-protein kinase, whose amino-acid sequence is MIIWQPGQQINNGRFIIQGKALGSGGFGITYKALEPSTGKLYAIKTLNSTMQIREDFAEQQVKFINEALTIKGFDYPHILKVYEVIQEGQLFGVVMEYIDGETLFQYAQNKGQLSESEALLYIDQIGRALEYIHDKAQLHRDIKPQNILLRQNKQEAVLIDFGLTRSIATKSMTNSFTEGYAPIEQYRRKGSFGSYTDVYALAATLYYLLTADGLKKEGEVTPVPAQNRKYDDEPLPEPKHYNSRISQRVNDAILQGMEIEPEKRTPTVLKFRENLGLVVQPRRTPPPNPLPASEEGGLKSSVGMDYRKLRDLLAQGKWKEVDEETKQVMLAVAKREKEGWLYEEHIDNFPCEDLRTIDQLWVKYSDGKFGFSVQKRIYQGLGGTREYDLDIWDKFGDKVGWRKGGSWLYYKDITFDKKAPEGHLPCGWYGEDFWGGMLIRVVGFFSRVETCRL